The following DNA comes from Candidatus Binataceae bacterium.
GCCGATGGCGCCGCCGGTCGCGGAGTGCTAAGCAACATCGGACAGTTGGCTTCGGAGGCGGTCATCATGAGCCAGACCATGAAGGCGCTCTACAACGTGCCCGGACCCGAGGGCGCGATACCACAGTGGCGCGAGGTGCCGATTCCCACCCCTGGGGTGGGCGAGGTGTTGGTGCGAATTCACGCCAGCGCGATCAACCGCGGTGAATTGATTCGACGTCCTGAGCTGCGGCTGGACAATCCCAACGCCAAGCCGGGCCGCGGCGGGACGGAATTCGGCGGCGAGATCGCGGCGGTGGGCGCGGGCGTCAGTCAGTGGAAGGTGGGAGATCGAGTAATGGCACGAGCCCACGGCTGCTATGCCCCCTTCACGGTAGTGGATCAGCGCGCCCTGATGGCGATTCCCGCCGGCTTAAGTTGGGTGGCAGCGGCGGCCATTCCCAACGTCTTTATCACCGCCCATGATGCTCTTGTCAGTAACGCCCGCCTGGCCGCGGGTGAAGCGGTGATGATAACCGCGGGCTCCTCGGGCGTGGGCACCGCCGCGATTCAGATCGCACGCTGCCTGGAAGCCCATCCCGTGCTCGCCACCACCCGTTCAGCAGCCAAGAGCGAGGCCTTGCGATCGCTTGGTGCCGATCAGGTGATTAATACCACCGAGCCAGGCTGGACCGAGGCAGTACTTAAAGCCACCGGCGGACGCGGTGTGGATGTAATCATCGATCATGTGGGCGGCTCGATGTTACCCGACAACATCAAGGCGCTGGCGATCAAGGGGCGCCTGGTCAGCGTAGGACGCAACGACAGCAAGGTTGGACCGTGCGATTTGGACGAGGTCGCGCGCAAACGCATCTCGATTATCGGAGTAACCTTCCGCACCCGCAGCGCCGAGGAAGCTCTGCAATGCAGCCAACGCTTCGCCGAACAAATGCTGGGCGAATTCGAACGCGGCCGGATGCATCCCGTGGTCGATCGCACCTTTGCCTTCGAGCAGATCAATGATGCCCATGCCTACATGCTGGGCAATGCTCAAGTTGGTAAAATCGTCCTTACCATGGACTGAAAGTAGGACCGATGGCAACTCTGATTGGCAGCCCCACGGTAGTGGCGGCAGCGGGCAACAAGCCCAAGCGGATCGAAGAATATGTGGGATTGGTCAATACGCCGGGCGCGCCTGTGAGTATCGCTCGGATGACCAGTCCGGCGGGCTGGGTAGAACCCGGTCAGCGGCCCGCCTTCGACGAGTACAGCCTAATTCTGAGCGGAGCATTGAGGGTCGAAAGCGAGGCCGGCACTTTCGAGGCGCGGGCCGGGCAGGCGGTGTTGGCACCGCGCGGCGAATGGGTGCGCTACAGCACGCCCGAGGGGGCGGAATACATAGCGGTCTGCCTGCCCGCTTTTTCTCCCGCCACGGTCCATCGCGATCCCCAACCCTAGGAAGCCGCGGAAAAGGCCCAAGGGCGCTCGAACGTCGCAGGTTCCAATAGGGGGGGCATGGCGGCTCCCTATTAAAACGCTATCAGTCGTGCGCAATCGCGAAGCGCTACGCTTACTTAGGGAAGAGGCATCGGATTTCGCTCCGCCGCACGGACGCCGCAATTGCTGCGGCAGAGCGATAGGGATGGGAAGCGCAGCCTGGCACGTGCTAAAAATCAAAGGAAGTTGCGAACGCCGCGGGAGGAAAATCACGAGGCCCGGGCCTTTTTGACCTTCGGACCGCTCGATTACTTGAAATCATGATCGCCATTATTGATTACGGCGCCGGCAACCTGGCCAGTGTCGCCCGTGCCCTGGAACATTTGGGCCACCAATGTGTGGTCACTGCGGAGACGGGCGTGATTTCCGGTGCGGAGCGGGTAATTTTACCGGGGGTGGGAGCGGCCGGCGCGACGATGGAGAATTTGCGCCGGCTAGGGCTGGAAGAGGTGCTGCGCGAGCAGGTAATCGCGGCCGGGAAGCCGTTTTTGGGAATCTGTATCGGAATTCAGATCCTGCTGGAGCGCAGCGAAGAGGATGACACGCGCTGCCTGGGCCTAATCGCCGGCACGGTGCGCCGATTTCATTCCGAGCAAGCCAATCCGCTGAAAGTGCCCCAGATCGGCTGGAACCAGGTCCATCAAGTACGGCCCCATCCGATTTTCGATGGTGTCCCCGACCAGACCCATTTTTATTTCGTAAATTCCTATTATCCCGTGCCCACCGACCCGGACGTGACCATCGCCATCGCAGATTATGGCGTCAGCTTCACTGCGGCACTGGCGCGCGGTCGGCTAGTCGCTACTCAGTTTCACCTGGAGAAGAGCGGCGCGGCAGGATTGCGGCTGCTGGATAATTTCTGCCGCCTGGTATAGAGGCCGATGCTGTCTAAACGCATTATTCCCTGCCTGGATGTCAGGGCGGGTAAGGTCACCAAGGGAATTGCCTTCGAAGGCAATGTCGATGTGGGCGACCCGGTGGCGATGGCGCGCCATTACTACCACGAGGGCGCCGACGAAATGGTCTTTTACGATATCACCGCCTCCAACGAGCAGCGCGGGATCATGCTGGAGGTGGTGCGCGCGGTAGCGCGTGAAATCTTCATCCCCTTTACAGTAGGCGGCGGCTTGCGCACCCTCGAGGATATGCGAGCGGTGCTGTTGGCAGGCGCGGAGAAGGTTTCCGTCGACTCCGGCGCCGTGCGTACCCCCGAGATCATCAGCCAGGGGGCACGCGCTTTTGGCCGCCAATGCATCGTACTGTCAATGCAGGTCAAGCGCACCGGCGCACGGCCTTCACTGCCTTCGGGCTACGAGGTCGTGATCGACGGCGGACGCCTGCCCACCGGCCTAGATGCGATTGCCTGGGCACGCCGTGGCGAGGACTTGGGTGCGGGTGAACTATGTATCAACTCGATCGATCGCGACGGTACCAACCAGGGCTTTGAATTGGAATTGACCGGCCAGATCAGTGCCGCCGTCACTATTCCGGTGATCGCCTCTGGCGGGGCAGGTGCGCCCGAGCATCTGCGCCAAGCCTTCGTCCAAGCCGGCGCCGACGCCGCCATTGTAGCTTCGATCGTCCATTACGGCGAACATTCGATCGGCGAGATCAAGCGCTACCTGCGCGCCCATGGCGTCGCGGTGCGCGAGGTGGGAATGGAGGCAGGGTGCAAGTGAAGTTAGGATTACTGGTGGCCGATTTCAACGGCGAAGTGACCGGGCCGATGGCGGCGCGGGCGCGCGCGCAGGCCAGCGCATTGGGCGCAGAAATCGGCGCCGAATGCCACGTCGCGGGCATCTTCGACATGCCGGCAATAATCAAAAAACTGCTGGAGCGTAACGACATCGACGC
Coding sequences within:
- a CDS encoding zinc-binding dehydrogenase, with product MSQTMKALYNVPGPEGAIPQWREVPIPTPGVGEVLVRIHASAINRGELIRRPELRLDNPNAKPGRGGTEFGGEIAAVGAGVSQWKVGDRVMARAHGCYAPFTVVDQRALMAIPAGLSWVAAAAIPNVFITAHDALVSNARLAAGEAVMITAGSSGVGTAAIQIARCLEAHPVLATTRSAAKSEALRSLGADQVINTTEPGWTEAVLKATGGRGVDVIIDHVGGSMLPDNIKALAIKGRLVSVGRNDSKVGPCDLDEVARKRISIIGVTFRTRSAEEALQCSQRFAEQMLGEFERGRMHPVVDRTFAFEQINDAHAYMLGNAQVGKIVLTMD
- the hisH gene encoding imidazole glycerol phosphate synthase subunit HisH, translated to MIAIIDYGAGNLASVARALEHLGHQCVVTAETGVISGAERVILPGVGAAGATMENLRRLGLEEVLREQVIAAGKPFLGICIGIQILLERSEEDDTRCLGLIAGTVRRFHSEQANPLKVPQIGWNQVHQVRPHPIFDGVPDQTHFYFVNSYYPVPTDPDVTIAIADYGVSFTAALARGRLVATQFHLEKSGAAGLRLLDNFCRLV
- the hisF gene encoding imidazole glycerol phosphate synthase subunit HisF codes for the protein MLSKRIIPCLDVRAGKVTKGIAFEGNVDVGDPVAMARHYYHEGADEMVFYDITASNEQRGIMLEVVRAVAREIFIPFTVGGGLRTLEDMRAVLLAGAEKVSVDSGAVRTPEIISQGARAFGRQCIVLSMQVKRTGARPSLPSGYEVVIDGGRLPTGLDAIAWARRGEDLGAGELCINSIDRDGTNQGFELELTGQISAAVTIPVIASGGAGAPEHLRQAFVQAGADAAIVASIVHYGEHSIGEIKRYLRAHGVAVREVGMEAGCK